From the Billgrantia sulfidoxydans genome, one window contains:
- a CDS encoding NADH:flavin oxidoreductase, which produces MANDPLLQPFQLKHLTLKNRIMMTSHEPAYPEDGMPKALYRAYHVERAKAGLGLTMTAGSAAVAKDSPPVFNNILAYKDEVVPWMKELTDACHEHGTAVMIQLTHLGRRTRWDKGDWLPAVSPSHRREASHRAYPKQVEEWDIERLIRDYADAAERMHAAGLDGIELMAYGHLMDQFWSPLTNTLDEPYGGDLDNRLRFTFDVLRAIRQRVGEEFIVGMRYTGDEMLPGGLTASDGMAISQRLKDSGLVDFLNVVRGHIDTDPGLTDVIPIQGMPSAPHLDFAGEIRREIDFPTFHGAKIQDVATARHAIASGKVDMVGMTRAHMADPHIVRKIVEGREEEIRPCVGANYCLDRIYQGGAAYCIHNAATGRETTMPHTIPKAANKRRVVIIGAGPAGLEAARVAGERGHEVVVLEAASDAGGQVRLTAQSERRREMMGIIDWRLERCEALGVEIRYNVWAEVEDVLAEKPDVVIVATGGYPMEDQPTVGHDLVVNTWDILSGHVAPGSRVLLFDDAGDHAAMQAAEIIAATGAELEIMTPDRTFSAEIMAMNLVPYMRALQRPNVTFTPTYRLKSVERDGSELLARITSDYVPPGKQDLNYERRIDQVVVNYGITPMADVYFELKPHSSNGGEVNYEDLIVGRPQAVIRNSGEGFQLFRIGDAVSSRNTHAAIYDALRLVKDL; this is translated from the coding sequence ATGGCCAACGACCCGCTGCTTCAGCCCTTCCAGCTCAAGCATCTCACCCTGAAGAACCGGATCATGATGACCTCGCACGAGCCGGCCTATCCTGAAGACGGGATGCCCAAGGCACTCTACCGCGCCTATCACGTCGAGCGGGCCAAGGCCGGGCTGGGCCTGACCATGACCGCCGGGTCCGCGGCGGTGGCCAAGGACAGCCCGCCGGTGTTCAATAACATCCTGGCCTACAAGGATGAGGTGGTGCCGTGGATGAAGGAACTCACCGACGCCTGCCATGAGCATGGCACGGCGGTGATGATCCAGCTGACTCACCTGGGCCGGCGCACCCGTTGGGACAAGGGCGATTGGCTGCCGGCGGTATCCCCCTCTCATCGTCGCGAAGCGTCCCACCGCGCCTACCCCAAGCAGGTCGAGGAGTGGGATATCGAGCGCCTGATCCGCGATTACGCCGACGCCGCCGAGCGCATGCACGCCGCCGGCCTCGACGGCATCGAGCTGATGGCCTATGGCCACCTGATGGACCAGTTCTGGTCACCGCTGACCAATACCCTCGATGAGCCCTACGGGGGCGATCTCGACAACCGCCTGCGCTTCACCTTCGACGTGCTGCGAGCCATTCGCCAGCGGGTCGGTGAGGAATTCATCGTCGGCATGCGCTATACCGGCGACGAGATGCTGCCGGGGGGGCTGACGGCCAGCGACGGCATGGCGATCTCGCAGCGTCTGAAGGACAGCGGCCTGGTCGATTTCCTCAACGTGGTGCGTGGGCATATCGACACCGACCCGGGACTCACCGACGTCATCCCCATCCAGGGCATGCCCAGCGCCCCGCACCTCGACTTCGCCGGGGAGATCCGTCGCGAGATCGATTTCCCCACCTTTCATGGCGCCAAGATCCAGGACGTCGCCACCGCCCGCCATGCCATCGCCTCGGGCAAGGTCGACATGGTCGGCATGACCCGCGCCCACATGGCCGATCCGCACATCGTGCGCAAGATCGTCGAGGGCCGCGAGGAGGAGATCCGCCCCTGCGTCGGCGCTAACTACTGTCTCGACCGTATCTACCAGGGCGGCGCCGCCTACTGCATTCACAACGCCGCCACCGGGCGCGAGACCACCATGCCCCACACCATCCCCAAGGCAGCGAACAAGCGCCGGGTGGTGATCATCGGTGCTGGCCCCGCAGGGCTGGAAGCTGCCCGCGTTGCCGGCGAGCGGGGCCATGAGGTGGTGGTGCTGGAGGCCGCCAGCGATGCCGGCGGACAGGTGCGCCTCACGGCACAGAGTGAGCGTCGCCGCGAGATGATGGGCATCATCGACTGGCGCCTGGAGCGCTGTGAGGCGCTCGGCGTCGAGATCCGCTACAACGTCTGGGCCGAGGTCGAGGACGTGCTCGCCGAAAAGCCGGACGTGGTGATCGTGGCCACCGGCGGCTACCCCATGGAAGACCAGCCCACTGTCGGACACGACCTGGTGGTCAACACCTGGGATATCCTGTCGGGCCACGTGGCGCCGGGCAGCCGGGTACTCCTTTTCGACGATGCCGGCGATCATGCCGCCATGCAGGCCGCGGAGATCATTGCCGCCACCGGCGCCGAACTCGAGATCATGACACCGGATCGCACCTTCTCGGCAGAAATCATGGCCATGAACCTGGTGCCGTACATGCGCGCCCTGCAGCGGCCTAACGTCACCTTCACGCCCACTTACCGGCTGAAATCCGTGGAGCGCGACGGCAGTGAACTGCTTGCCAGGATCACCAGCGACTACGTACCCCCCGGCAAGCAGGACCTGAACTACGAGCGGCGTATCGACCAGGTGGTAGTCAACTATGGCATCACGCCGATGGCCGACGTCTATTTCGAGCTCAAGCCGCACTCGAGTAACGGTGGCGAGGTGAACTACGAGGACCTGATCGTCGGCCGGCCCCAGGCCGTCATCCGAAATTCGGGCGAAGGTTTCCAGCTGTTCCGGATCGGCGATGCGGTGTCGTCCCGCAACACCCATGCGGCGATCTACGACGCCTTGCGGCTGGTGAAGGATCTGTGA
- a CDS encoding aldehyde dehydrogenase produces the protein MSENLTREAIKSQVERLEYRNLAFIDGRFVAASSGETLETLNPATGECLTRVAACNSADVDLAVQAARRAFEAGVWSGLAPAERKAIMQRFADLIEEHCLELAVLESLEAGKPISECFNVDIPDTANTIRWHAEAVDKLYDAVAPTAKGVVATVTREPIGVVGAVLPWNFPAMMAGWKLGPALATGNSVVLKPAELTSLSTLRLAELAHVAGIPAGVLNVVPGLGHVAGKAIGLHPDIDLVAFTGSTEIGRRFLEYSAASNLKRIVLECGGKNPQVVMPDVSDLKTVAGNVLAAAFWNMGENCSAGSRLIVHRSIKDDLIDELQRQLDEEWVTGDPLDPDINLGALIEKDHMNKVLGHIERAKADGLSLVTGGVRMREESGGYFVAPTIFDEVGPDAAVAKEEIFGPVLAVIPFDTEEEAIAIANDTCYGLAASLWSDDLNTVHRMAAAIRAGTVSVNCFSEGDITTPFGGYKQSGFGGRDKSVYAHDQYCELKTTWIQLS, from the coding sequence ATGGCCGCTTCGTTGCCGCGAGTTCCGGCGAAACGCTCGAGACCCTCAATCCCGCCACCGGGGAATGCTTGACGCGAGTCGCCGCCTGCAATTCCGCTGATGTGGACCTCGCGGTCCAGGCCGCCCGCCGTGCCTTCGAGGCCGGCGTCTGGTCGGGTCTCGCACCCGCCGAGCGCAAGGCAATCATGCAGCGTTTCGCCGACTTGATCGAGGAGCACTGCCTGGAACTGGCCGTTCTCGAATCCCTCGAGGCGGGCAAGCCGATCAGTGAGTGCTTCAATGTCGACATCCCCGATACCGCCAATACCATCCGCTGGCATGCCGAAGCCGTCGACAAGCTCTATGACGCCGTCGCGCCTACCGCCAAAGGCGTGGTGGCCACGGTCACCCGCGAGCCGATCGGGGTAGTGGGCGCGGTGCTGCCGTGGAACTTCCCCGCCATGATGGCTGGCTGGAAACTGGGGCCGGCCCTGGCCACGGGTAACAGCGTAGTGCTCAAGCCTGCCGAGCTGACCTCCCTCAGTACCCTGCGGCTTGCCGAGCTGGCGCATGTGGCCGGCATCCCGGCCGGCGTGTTGAACGTCGTGCCGGGGCTTGGTCACGTGGCTGGCAAGGCCATTGGCTTGCACCCTGACATCGACCTGGTCGCCTTCACCGGTTCCACCGAAATCGGCCGTCGCTTCCTCGAATACTCGGCGGCCAGCAACCTCAAGCGGATCGTGCTGGAGTGCGGGGGTAAGAACCCGCAGGTGGTCATGCCTGACGTGAGCGACCTCAAGACAGTGGCGGGCAACGTCCTGGCCGCTGCGTTCTGGAACATGGGCGAGAACTGTTCGGCGGGTTCGCGCCTGATCGTGCACCGCTCCATCAAGGATGACTTGATCGACGAGCTCCAGCGCCAGCTCGATGAGGAGTGGGTCACCGGCGATCCGTTGGACCCCGACATCAATCTCGGCGCACTGATCGAGAAAGACCACATGAACAAGGTATTGGGCCATATCGAGCGGGCCAAGGCCGATGGGCTGTCCCTGGTGACCGGTGGCGTGCGGATGCGGGAGGAGAGCGGCGGCTATTTCGTTGCCCCGACGATCTTCGACGAGGTAGGTCCTGATGCCGCAGTGGCCAAGGAGGAGATCTTCGGCCCTGTGCTCGCGGTGATTCCGTTCGATACCGAGGAGGAGGCCATCGCCATCGCCAACGATACCTGTTATGGCCTGGCAGCCTCGCTGTGGAGTGACGATCTCAACACAGTGCATCGCATGGCTGCGGCGATTCGGGCCGGCACCGTCTCCGTCAACTGCTTCTCGGAGGGAGACATCACCACACCCTTCGGCGGCTACAAGCAGTCTGGCTTCGGTGGCCGGGACAAGTCGGTCTACGCCCACGACCAGTACTGCGAACTCAAGACGACCTGGATCCAGCTGTCCTGA
- the dctP gene encoding TRAP transporter substrate-binding protein DctP, translating into MKLKCSMKISTSMAAASVIAALGFSATTWASDQELKLNMVTESGDRESPQGMAVKRISDLVAEKSDGRITINVFYQGEIGGPQELFDQLVMGNIDLFLGWPQTSYDERLGVLQLPYLTLGWEEALEAYGKDGWVSDVIGPILSDVGLEYLGPFPEGFGGIATKDTYATNYEDARGIKLRSQPIFPLPQTIQAMGFQAVPIDWSEVYTSIQTGVVDGDSSNVIYWDYTYFNDLLDYFVHSKHNFSFYTFLMNQDSWNELDEEDRGIIADAVEVVANEQFENARAEDEKWIQKAQEDGMEYIVPSEEEMAAWVERVRESVWVEAEESLGEEVMSAVREHASEPQ; encoded by the coding sequence ATGAAATTAAAATGCTCAATGAAAATTAGCACGAGCATGGCTGCAGCCTCTGTTATCGCCGCTCTTGGTTTTTCCGCCACCACTTGGGCAAGCGACCAGGAGTTGAAGCTTAATATGGTCACGGAGTCGGGTGACCGGGAATCCCCTCAAGGTATGGCGGTTAAAAGAATCTCTGATCTCGTCGCAGAGAAATCTGATGGTAGGATTACCATTAACGTCTTCTATCAGGGGGAGATTGGTGGACCGCAGGAGCTCTTCGATCAGTTGGTCATGGGAAATATCGATCTCTTCCTTGGTTGGCCGCAAACCTCCTACGATGAGCGGTTGGGCGTACTGCAGTTACCCTACCTGACCTTGGGATGGGAGGAAGCGCTGGAAGCCTATGGCAAGGATGGTTGGGTATCGGACGTCATCGGGCCAATCCTTTCAGATGTTGGCCTGGAGTACCTGGGGCCATTCCCGGAAGGTTTTGGTGGTATTGCAACCAAAGATACTTATGCAACCAACTATGAGGATGCGCGGGGGATAAAGCTCCGCTCGCAGCCTATCTTCCCGCTGCCCCAAACCATCCAGGCCATGGGATTCCAAGCCGTCCCCATCGATTGGTCCGAAGTCTACACCTCCATCCAGACAGGGGTCGTCGATGGAGATTCCAGTAATGTGATTTACTGGGACTATACTTATTTCAACGACCTGCTCGACTATTTCGTTCACTCCAAGCATAACTTCTCTTTCTATACCTTCTTGATGAACCAGGATTCTTGGAACGAGCTCGACGAAGAAGATCGCGGTATTATCGCAGATGCCGTGGAAGTCGTGGCAAATGAGCAGTTCGAGAATGCCAGAGCCGAGGATGAAAAGTGGATCCAGAAGGCCCAGGAGGATGGGATGGAATATATCGTGCCTTCCGAAGAAGAGATGGCTGCCTGGGTCGAGCGCGTCCGCGAGAGCGTCTGGGTCGAGGCTGAGGAATCCTTGGGGGAAGAGGTCATGAGCGCCGTCCGTGAGCATGCGTCAGAACCCCAGTAA
- a CDS encoding TRAP transporter small permease gives MHSLLLFKVAVTVLGLFIAFAMVVGILFRALLGIQVFGLEELVLMAAMWLYMLGAALASRERTHLSADFFQAFSDNEALHNTMNLIATTLSLLLAVFFVRWSYSIFSWGFEKGQVTPVFSIPQYFSQASLLVASVLLLLYVLRDFVHDVSKLVGKAKAAAH, from the coding sequence ATGCATTCGCTTTTGTTATTTAAAGTTGCCGTAACGGTACTGGGCCTTTTTATTGCTTTTGCCATGGTGGTTGGCATCCTGTTTCGGGCGCTGCTTGGCATTCAAGTATTTGGCCTTGAAGAATTGGTCTTGATGGCTGCCATGTGGCTATACATGCTTGGAGCGGCCTTGGCCTCGCGTGAGAGAACACATCTCAGTGCTGATTTTTTTCAGGCCTTTTCCGACAATGAAGCCTTGCACAACACGATGAATCTTATCGCCACGACCCTGTCGTTGTTGTTGGCGGTTTTCTTCGTTCGCTGGAGCTACAGTATTTTTTCATGGGGCTTCGAAAAGGGGCAAGTAACACCTGTGTTCAGTATCCCACAATATTTTTCGCAGGCGAGCCTTCTTGTTGCGAGTGTTCTTCTGCTGCTCTACGTACTCCGGGATTTCGTTCATGATGTCAGCAAGCTAGTCGGTAAAGCTAAAGCTGCGGCCCATTAA
- a CDS encoding TRAP transporter large permease has product MGALLAIGAVIVLMVIGVPVVFSFAAMTLVLALAYDVNISSLMTTGFWSINSIILLALPLFIMTGYLMQSGGIAARLIRFVEAIVGSSRSGMGTSMVMACGVFEAISGTASAAVASIGTIMIDPMEKHGYSRPYSTALVGISSLLGLLIPPSITMILYAVVTRQSVAAVFLATIGPGILLIIFLCVINAIRMRNNPAYSPEPITLSKRFRNIGSTGWKALPALMLPVIILGGIYGGIFTPTEAAAIAVVYAIPVGLFVYRDLDLKALAQSFIHAATTTGVIMIILLFSFVASRIFTFERVPQQLTELLLELFQNKLLILLMVNIFLILMGMIMDDVSVVAILSPLLLPVMESIGIHPVHFAAIVGTSVVIGCNSPPMAPILFMSCRIGRVGMSQVIRPAFSFMLLAALPVMLITTYWPALSLFLPKLFGYVS; this is encoded by the coding sequence ATGGGTGCTTTGTTAGCGATAGGTGCTGTCATAGTATTAATGGTCATAGGCGTGCCGGTCGTGTTTTCGTTCGCGGCCATGACTCTCGTTCTCGCTCTAGCCTACGATGTCAATATATCATCCTTGATGACAACGGGATTCTGGTCCATCAACTCCATCATCTTACTGGCCCTCCCTTTGTTCATCATGACAGGATATTTGATGCAGTCCGGGGGGATTGCCGCCCGTCTAATACGTTTTGTTGAGGCAATTGTCGGCTCGTCCCGTAGTGGAATGGGGACCTCCATGGTGATGGCCTGCGGAGTGTTTGAGGCAATTTCAGGGACTGCCTCGGCTGCGGTGGCCTCGATTGGAACCATCATGATCGACCCGATGGAAAAGCATGGATACAGCCGCCCCTATTCTACCGCCTTGGTCGGAATATCCTCACTGCTCGGCCTGTTGATTCCGCCCAGCATCACCATGATTCTGTATGCCGTGGTGACGCGGCAATCCGTTGCGGCCGTATTCCTGGCTACCATCGGTCCGGGCATTTTGCTGATCATATTCCTTTGTGTAATCAATGCTATCAGAATGCGTAACAACCCTGCTTACAGCCCAGAGCCAATCACGCTGAGTAAGCGGTTCCGCAATATCGGCAGCACCGGCTGGAAAGCCCTCCCCGCGCTGATGCTACCGGTCATCATTCTGGGCGGCATCTACGGCGGCATCTTCACCCCCACCGAGGCGGCTGCCATTGCCGTTGTCTACGCCATTCCCGTTGGCTTGTTCGTCTATCGCGACCTGGACCTGAAGGCCTTGGCGCAGAGTTTTATCCATGCCGCCACGACGACTGGCGTCATCATGATCATTCTGCTCTTTTCCTTCGTGGCCAGTCGCATCTTCACCTTTGAGCGCGTGCCTCAGCAACTGACCGAGCTGTTACTTGAGCTATTCCAGAACAAACTGCTGATTCTTCTCATGGTGAATATCTTCTTGATTCTGATGGGAATGATCATGGATGACGTAAGTGTCGTCGCCATCCTTAGCCCTCTGCTGCTTCCGGTCATGGAGAGTATCGGTATCCACCCGGTGCATTTTGCAGCTATCGTGGGTACTAGCGTCGTGATTGGCTGCAATAGCCCGCCCATGGCTCCCATCCTATTCATGAGCTGCCGGATTGGCCGGGTTGGAATGTCGCAGGTCATACGGCCCGCCTTCAGCTTCATGCTGCTGGCTGCCTTGCCCGTGATGCTGATCACCACCTATTGGCCGGCACTCTCACTCTTCCTGCCGAAGCTGTTTGGATACGTGAGTTAA
- a CDS encoding electron transfer flavoprotein subunit beta/FixA family protein, with translation MKILVAVKRVIDYNVKIRVKPDHSDVDLTNVKMAMNPFCEIAVEEAVRLKERGVATEVVAVTVGPKAAQEQLRTALALGADRAVHVETEERVESLAAAKLLAKVVEEEQPGLVILGKQAIDTDNNQTGQMLAALAGLPQGTFASEVKVENDKVQVTREVDGGLQTVELTLPAVITTDLRLNEPRYAKLPDIMKAKKKPLDVKSPADLGVEVTSRLTLEKVESPAERKGGIKVGSVDELVDKLKNEAKVL, from the coding sequence ATGAAGATCCTCGTCGCGGTCAAACGCGTCATCGACTACAACGTCAAGATCCGCGTCAAGCCGGATCACTCCGACGTCGACCTCACCAACGTCAAGATGGCCATGAACCCCTTCTGCGAGATCGCCGTGGAAGAGGCGGTGCGGCTGAAGGAGCGAGGGGTCGCCACCGAGGTGGTCGCCGTGACCGTCGGCCCCAAGGCCGCCCAGGAGCAGCTGCGCACCGCGCTGGCGCTGGGTGCCGACCGCGCCGTGCATGTCGAGACCGAAGAGCGCGTCGAGTCGCTGGCCGCGGCCAAGCTGCTGGCCAAGGTGGTGGAAGAGGAGCAGCCCGGTCTCGTCATTCTCGGCAAGCAGGCCATCGACACCGACAACAACCAGACCGGGCAGATGCTTGCCGCCCTGGCCGGCCTGCCCCAGGGCACCTTCGCCTCGGAAGTGAAGGTCGAGAACGACAAGGTCCAGGTCACGCGTGAGGTCGACGGCGGCCTGCAGACCGTCGAGCTGACCCTGCCGGCGGTGATCACCACCGACCTGCGCCTCAACGAGCCGCGCTACGCCAAGCTGCCCGACATCATGAAGGCCAAGAAGAAGCCGCTCGACGTCAAGTCGCCGGCGGACCTCGGCGTCGAGGTGACAAGCCGGCTGACGCTGGAGAAGGTCGAGTCACCGGCCGAGCGCAAGGGCGGCATCAAGGTGGGCTCCGTCGACGAGCTCGTGGACAAACTCAAGAACGAAGCCAAAGTGCTTTGA
- a CDS encoding Ldh family oxidoreductase, with product MSQQTLSTHDAEALAEQACLAVGANPATAISLAKATVSAALFGHPGVGFPHLLDYLSGFREGRINKEAEPKINSPLAAIIHSDANGGIAQLGFDLAMPSLVENTRKLGVTIFTQGNSYTTGELGYYVRRLALEGVIALAVSNSPAVVVGSPSGKVVFGTNPMAFAAPLADVNAPLVIDQASSATAFVNLVKAAEEGRKIPEGWAIDETGNVTTDAAAGLRGALLAFGGTKGANVALMVECLAAGLSGASWSLDMPDFQNGDQVIDAGLTIITIQPTAIDGRFSTRLTQHLDRIAERGGTYAPNRRPVRSSSSEEGRINIDAVVLEKIRRFL from the coding sequence TTGAGCCAGCAAACACTTTCCACCCATGATGCCGAGGCGTTGGCCGAGCAGGCCTGTCTCGCTGTCGGCGCCAACCCGGCTACCGCAATCTCCTTGGCGAAGGCGACAGTTTCAGCGGCGCTTTTCGGACATCCAGGTGTCGGCTTTCCACATCTGCTGGATTACCTTTCCGGTTTTCGTGAAGGACGCATTAACAAGGAAGCGGAGCCGAAGATTAATTCACCCCTGGCTGCCATCATTCATTCGGATGCGAATGGAGGTATTGCACAACTCGGCTTCGATTTGGCCATGCCGTCGCTTGTCGAGAACACCAGGAAGCTGGGCGTTACGATTTTCACTCAAGGCAACAGCTATACCACCGGTGAATTGGGCTACTATGTTCGCCGCCTTGCCCTGGAGGGGGTGATCGCTCTTGCCGTGTCCAACAGTCCGGCCGTGGTGGTGGGCTCCCCCAGTGGCAAAGTCGTTTTCGGTACCAACCCGATGGCGTTTGCTGCCCCCTTGGCCGATGTTAACGCACCGCTGGTCATTGACCAGGCATCCAGTGCAACGGCCTTCGTCAACCTGGTAAAAGCGGCTGAAGAGGGGCGAAAGATTCCCGAAGGCTGGGCGATCGACGAGACAGGCAATGTAACCACCGATGCAGCAGCCGGACTGCGCGGCGCACTCTTGGCATTTGGCGGTACGAAAGGTGCCAACGTGGCGCTGATGGTCGAGTGTCTTGCTGCTGGATTATCCGGTGCCTCATGGTCACTCGACATGCCGGATTTCCAGAATGGGGATCAGGTGATTGACGCGGGATTAACGATTATTACCATTCAACCCACCGCTATTGATGGCCGCTTTTCCACCCGCCTGACCCAACATCTTGATCGAATCGCCGAACGTGGCGGTACCTACGCGCCCAACCGCCGCCCAGTACGAAGTAGTAGTTCGGAAGAGGGGCGCATTAATATCGACGCGGTAGTGCTTGAGAAAATCCGCCGCTTCTTGTAA
- a CDS encoding pyrroline-5-carboxylate reductase family protein has protein sequence MSLDAVIGIIGGQGWMGRALGIALLERNVVSPDRLVVSSRTGQGEVYRDWPEVRCVKTNRELVALADVIVLSVRPQDLAGLDIEVSGKLVVSLLAMASLQAISRQMGSSRVVRAMPNAAAEIRRAYFPWFASPQVSDDDKRLVQALLASCGTARELSSEGDLDYLTALSGAGPAYPALLAQSMLEHARSAGLSDEIAREAVMQTLVGGSLLLEKLDTDPGDMVERLIAYDGTTAKGLRTMLDEGIGQAIHRGLDAAHRAAAGSR, from the coding sequence ATGTCGCTTGATGCGGTGATCGGGATCATCGGCGGGCAGGGTTGGATGGGGCGTGCTCTCGGCATCGCTCTGCTGGAGCGGAATGTCGTATCTCCGGATCGACTGGTGGTTTCCTCGCGCACCGGCCAGGGAGAGGTTTACCGCGACTGGCCCGAGGTGCGTTGCGTCAAGACCAACCGTGAGCTGGTCGCCCTGGCGGACGTCATCGTGCTTTCCGTACGCCCGCAGGATCTTGCCGGCCTGGACATTGAGGTAAGCGGCAAGCTGGTCGTCTCGCTGCTGGCGATGGCCTCCTTGCAGGCAATTTCCCGCCAGATGGGCAGCAGTCGGGTAGTGCGTGCCATGCCGAATGCTGCGGCGGAGATCCGTCGGGCCTACTTTCCCTGGTTTGCTTCACCGCAGGTCTCCGATGACGACAAGCGGCTCGTCCAGGCGCTGTTGGCGAGCTGTGGCACGGCGCGCGAGCTTTCCAGCGAGGGCGATCTCGATTACCTGACGGCCTTGAGCGGTGCCGGGCCGGCGTATCCCGCCTTGTTGGCCCAATCGATGCTAGAGCATGCCAGGAGCGCGGGGCTCTCCGACGAGATCGCCCGCGAGGCCGTCATGCAGACCCTGGTGGGTGGCAGCCTGCTGCTGGAGAAGTTGGATACCGACCCCGGCGACATGGTGGAGCGGCTGATTGCCTATGACGGCACCACGGCCAAGGGGCTGAGAACGATGCTGGATGAGGGCATCGGCCAGGCAATTCATCGTGGCCTCGATGCGGCGCATCGCGCCGCGGCAGGTTCACGATAG
- a CDS encoding proline racemase family protein, translating to MSFKRTIHAIDTHAGEPMRVVTGGIPNIPGKTVHEKMVWLRENDDQLRKLMLREPRGYPPLCCNVLVPPCHPEADAGYVIMEQIEYPVMSGGNTISVATVLLEMGMLPMQEPVTELVLEAPAGLIRIRAECKDGKVKSVTFRNVPAFAAYLDTEIDVPHLGKVTVDVGWGGMFYVIADVRQFPWIELTPEHGAEITRVSAMIRQAAIEQLPVEHPDYPGIGITISQLSGPASSPDADWKNVVTVASGDFDWDKPSTWTGAIDRCPCGTGTCAKMAVLHAKGELPLNQDFRHQGILGNVFTGRLVEETEIGARKAVIPTISGTSWIYGMNTYVLDNDDPFTEGFCVQDIWA from the coding sequence ATGTCATTCAAGAGAACCATACACGCCATAGATACGCATGCAGGCGAACCTATGCGCGTCGTCACTGGCGGCATTCCCAACATACCCGGCAAGACGGTGCATGAAAAAATGGTATGGTTGCGGGAAAATGACGACCAACTGCGCAAGTTAATGCTTCGCGAGCCCCGTGGTTACCCACCTCTCTGCTGCAATGTCCTTGTGCCCCCATGCCATCCCGAAGCCGATGCTGGCTACGTCATCATGGAGCAGATCGAATATCCGGTCATGTCTGGTGGCAACACTATTTCCGTGGCAACGGTACTGCTCGAGATGGGGATGTTACCGATGCAGGAGCCCGTTACGGAACTCGTTCTCGAGGCACCGGCGGGGCTCATTCGCATCCGGGCAGAGTGCAAGGATGGAAAGGTAAAGAGCGTTACTTTCAGGAATGTTCCTGCTTTTGCCGCCTATCTGGACACGGAAATAGACGTTCCCCATCTGGGCAAGGTAACAGTAGACGTAGGGTGGGGAGGTATGTTCTATGTCATTGCCGATGTCCGCCAGTTCCCCTGGATCGAACTTACCCCCGAGCATGGCGCGGAAATCACACGGGTTTCGGCCATGATCAGGCAGGCAGCCATTGAACAATTGCCCGTCGAACATCCCGATTATCCAGGGATAGGCATCACGATCTCGCAGCTTTCCGGGCCGGCAAGTAGTCCAGACGCAGACTGGAAGAATGTCGTGACAGTGGCGTCTGGTGATTTCGATTGGGATAAGCCCAGCACCTGGACAGGTGCCATCGACCGCTGCCCGTGCGGGACGGGAACATGCGCAAAAATGGCAGTCCTTCATGCCAAGGGCGAGCTACCGTTGAATCAAGATTTTCGCCACCAGGGAATCCTGGGCAATGTATTTACAGGTAGGCTGGTCGAGGAAACGGAAATTGGCGCGCGAAAAGCGGTCATTCCTACCATTTCAGGAACGAGCTGGATTTACGGTATGAATACGTACGTGCTGGACAACGACGACCCTTTCACAGAAGGGTTCTGTGTGCAGGACATCTGGGCCTAA